Proteins from a single region of Numenius arquata chromosome Z, bNumArq3.hap1.1, whole genome shotgun sequence:
- the LOC141477184 gene encoding tetraspanin-36-like has product MDCGVITSKTVLLLLSLAFWFQAAAAGLSYVGGYVINTYKSYDNFLQDKYALLPAVIILCVATVMFIIGLIGCCATFRESRVGLGLFLAIILVIFIAEVSAFVLGFVYREKVKTDVQGTMRSVFEKYDGKNPESTVVDYLQEQLHCCGVKNYSDWTTTVWFNSTGNSSVPLSCCRQDMKNCTGRLDQPQELNMRGCAEELEAGLQSVISYAMLVILGFAIVKFFGMLSVCVLTCKREDTGYQPLYSGVFA; this is encoded by the exons tTTCAGGCGGCAGCAGCAGGTCTCAGCTATGTTGGGGGATACGTCATCAACACCTACAAGAGCTACGACAACTTTCTGCAGGACAAGTATGCTCTGCTGCCAGCCGTGATCATTCTTTGCGTTGCTACGGTCATGTTCATCATCGGGTTGATCGGCTGCTGTGCCACCTTCCGGGAGTCTCGAGTTGGCCTAGGGCTG TTCTTGGCCATTATCCTGGTTATCTTTATTGCAGAAGTATCCGCTTTTGTCCTGGGATTTGTTTACAGGGAAAAG GTAAAAACTGATGTACAAGGCACAATGCGCTCAGTCTTTGAGAAGTACGATGGGAAAAATCCGGAGTCTACTGTTGTGGATTACCTGCAAGAACAg CTTCATTGTTGTGGGGTAAAGAACTACAGCGACTGGACGACCACAGTGTGGTTTAATTCCACCGGTAACAGCAGCGTCCCTCTGAGTTGCTGCAGGCAAGATATGAAGAACTGCACGGGGCGCCTGGATCAGCCGCAGGAACTCAATATGCGG GGCTGTGCAGAGGAACTGGAGGCTGGGCTGCAGAGCGTTATCAGCTATGCCATGCTTGTAATCCTGGGCTTTGCCATTGtaaag TTCTTCGGCATGCTGAGTGTCTGCGTGCTTACTTGCAAGAGAGAAGACACCGGATATCAACCTCTTTACTCAGGGGTGTTTGCTTAA